The genomic DNA TTTCCGCTTCAACTTCAAAGAGCAATGAAGTTGCTAGTGCCAGTGCCAGCAAGTCAATGAGTCAATCGTTGTCTGAATCTGCTTCTAACTCGAAGTCGATTAGTCAGTCAGGGCTGGATAGTATTTCTGATTCAGAAGCTAAATCAATGAGTAACTCCATTGCTAGTGACAGTATGAGTGCTTCGAAGAGTACTTCCGAAGCTAGTGATAGTGCCTCAGCTTCAACTAGTTATGAATCGGCGAGTGAATCCGCTTCGACAAGTAAGGCAGTTAGCGAAAGTACTTCTGCGAGTGCCTCAACTTCCGAAAGCGATTCAGTAATGAAGAGCGTTTCGGAATCTGTATCGAAGAGTGGGTCGGGGATGGACTCACAATCAGCAAGTAAATCCGCTGGCCAAAGTACTTCAACTAGTACTTCAGCGGCGAAGTCAATGAGCGATTCCGTCAGCACTTCAGCTTCAATGCAAAGTAAAGCTGATTCTACGAGCACGTCTAAGCGCGCGTCCACGAGTCAATCTGATGAAACTTCCATGAGCATCAGTACTTCAATTGCAAACTCTGCTAGTACTTCTGCTTCGAAGAGTGCCAGTGAATCCGCCAGTGCTTCGAAGAGTCAAAGTGCCAGCATTTCTAATGCAGATTCGACTCCAAGTTCTCGGAGTACGTCAGTAAGTGCTTCGATGAGCGATGCTTCTGATAGTGCTTCGAAGTCAACAAGCTTCTCTACCTCCTCATCAATGAGTGCGAGTGCCCCAGCTTCCACGAGTGCCGAATCGAAATCCGCTAGTGATGCCAGCGCTTCTAATAGTATTGCTTCGAAGAGTGCTTCTACGAGCATGTCGATGAGTACCAGTGCTTCGGCTAGCAAGTCCGCCAGTCAATCGGCGCTGGAAAGTACGTCTGACTCTGCCGCTAAATCAATGAGTAACTCCGTTGCTAGTGACAGTGCGAGCGCTTCGGCCAGTACTTCCGCTCAGAGCGACAGTGCTTCAACTTCAACTAGCATGGCTTCTGACAGTGCTTCGAAGTCCATGAGTGACTTGGCAAGCAACAGTAAGCAAGCCAGTGAATCAACTTCCATGAGTACTTCTGAAGCTAAGAGCCTTTCCGACTCAGTTTCCATGAGTGGCTCTGGTAATAACTCTGAATCAGCAAGTACGTCAGCGGCACAAAGTGCCTCCATGAGTACTTCAGCAGCAATTTCTGCGAGTGCTTCGGCCAGTGCCTCTGCTTCAATGCAAAGTAAGGCAGCCTCGATGAGTATTTCCACGAGTGCTTCCGCCAGTCAATCTGACGAAACTTCGATGAGCATTAGTACTTCAACGGCGAACTCCGCCAGCACTTCTGCTTCGAAGAGTGCGAGTGAATCCGCCAGTGCTTCGAAGAGTCAAAGTGCCAGCAGTTCGAAGTACGATTCACAGCCCGGCTCCCAAAGCATGTCGGTAAGTGCTTCGATGAGCGATGCTTCTGACAGTGCTTCGAATTCAACGAGCTTCTCAGACGCTACGTCAATGAGTAATTCAGCATCAGCTTCAGCAAGTGCTAACTCAAAGTCTGCTAGTGATGCCAGTGCTTCTGATAGTTCTGCTTCGAAGAGTGCTTCCACGAGCGTGTCAATGAGTATCAGCGCTTCGGTCAGCAAATCCGCCAGTCAATCGGCGCTGGACAGTACGTCTGACTCTGCCGCTAAATCAATGAGTAACTCCGTTGCTAGTGAAAGTACACAGGCTTCGGCCAGTACTTCCGCTCAGAGCGACAGTGCTTCAACTTCAACTAGCATGGCTTCTGACAGTGCTTCGAAGTCCATGAGTGACTTGGCAAGCAACAGTAAGCAAGCCAGTGAATCAACTTCCATGAGTACTTCAGCAGCAGTTTCTGCGAGTGCTTCGGCCAGTGCCTCTGCTTCAATGCAAAGTAAGGCAGCCTCGATGAGTATTTCCACGAGTGCTTCCGCCAGTCAATCTGACGAAACTTCGATGAGCATTAGTACTTCAACGGTTAACTCCGCCAGCCTTTCTGCTTCCATGAGTGCTTCAGCATCAGCTAGCGCTTCGATGATTCAAAGTGAAAGCAATGTTTCAAACTCAACTCCAGGATCAGCTAGTGATTCAGTGAGTGCTTCGATGAGCGATGCTTCTGACAGTGCTTCGAATTCAACGAGCTTCTCAGATACTACGTCAATGAGTAATTCATCATCAGCATCAGCAAGTGCTAACTCAAAGTCTTCTAGTGATGCCAGTGCTTATGATAGTGCTGTTTTGAAGAGTGCTTCCACGAGCATGTCAATGAGTATCAGCGCTTCGGTCAGCAAATCCGCCAGTCAATCGGCGCTGGACAGTACGTCTGATTCTGCCGCTAAATCAATGAGCAACTCGGTTGCTAGTGAAAGTACACAGGCTTCGGCAAGTACTTCCACTCAAAGCGATAGTGCTTCAGCATCAATTAGTTCGAAATCAGATAGTGAATCAATTTCTAATGACAAGGCAGTTAGCGAAAGTGTTAATGCTAGTCAATCAACTTCGATGAGCGCTTCAGTTGCTAAGAGCCTATCAATGTCCGCATCGAAGCTGGGATCCGGAACTAATTCTGAATCTGCAAGTACTTCAGCTGCTAAGAGTGCTTCTCTGAGTGGTTCGGCAACGACTTCAACCAGTCTGTCTGCCAGTGTTTCGGCTTCAATGGACAGTCAAGTAAACTCCACGAGTGCTTCTGCCAGCCAGTCAGCAAGACAATCTGACGAAGCTTCCCTGAGTGTTAGTGCTTCAACCGTTAACTCTGCGAGTGCTTCGGCATCGAAGAGCGCGAGTGAATCAGCTAGTGCTTCCTTGAGTTCCAGTGCAAGTATTTCGAAGTACGACTCACAACCCGGCTCCCAAAGCATGTCTGTAAGTACTTCCATGAAGGAAGCCTCAGAGAGTGCTTCAGCATCAACGAGCTTGTCTGCTTCAACTTCACTGAGTCAAAGCAAGAGCGCTTCTGCGAGTCATATTTGGAAGTCAGAAAGCGACATTATCGCTTCTGAATCTGCCAAAGTTCAGAGTAATTCGAAGAGTACGTCCATGTTGAACTCCACGTCCACGAGTCACTCGGTTAGTCAATCGATCGAGAATAGCATTTCTGCTTCAGCAATGCGGTCCTTGAGTAACAAGCTTGTCAGTCAAAGTGATAGTACTTCCTTGAGTACCTCGACTGCTTCCAAGAGCGCTTCAATGTCAACCAGTATGAAGGTTGATAGCGAATCTACATCTGATAGCATGGCAATTAACAACAGTAAAGAAGCAAGTCGCTCAACTTCGATGAGTACTTCGACAGTTAAGAGCTTGTCTGACTCAGTTTCATTGAGTGGTTCTGGAATGAACTCCGCTTCCGCAAGCATGTCAGCAGCTCACAGTGCTTCCTTGAGTAGTTCCGCTACTGCTTCCACGAGTCTATCTGCCAGTGCTTCGGCTTCAATGGCAAGTAACGCTGACTCCTTGAGCACCTCAGCCAGCGCTTCGACAATCTTTTCTGATCAAGATTCGTTGAGTAAGAGCATTTCGATTTTTGAATCGGCGAGTGACTCTGCTTCAACATCGTCATCGTTGTCTGCCAGTGCTTCGGCAAGTCAAAGTGCCAGCTTCGGTAAGGACACTTCCAACTCAGGCTCACAAAGTGATTCCTCAAGTACGTCTGCTTTTGGCCAGAGTATGAGTGCTTCAACTTCAACGTTCTTATCAAAACAAGCTTCCATGAGTACTAGCACTTCCGCTGCAGTTAGCGAGATCAAGAAGTCTGAAAGTGACTTTAGTGCTTGGAAGAGTGCTACTTCTGTGAGTGGTTCAAAGAGCGCATCGATGAGTGAATCGACTTCAACTAGTAAGTCGGTCAGTCGTTCCGTAATTGACAGCACGTCTGACTCAGCAATGCGGTCCTTGAGTCACGACATTGTTAGTCAAAGTGATAGTGCTTCAGCAAGTACGTCGGCTGCCTCGAAGCGTGCTTCAACGTCAAGTAGCATGGAAGCGGTGAGTGCTTCTGAATCTGCTAGTGCTGCTAACAGTAACAGCAAACGGGCTAGTCGTTCTAGTTCCATGAGCGCTTCACAGGCACAGAGCCTATCAGCTTCTGTTTCGTTCCATGGTTTTGGTACTAATTCGGCTTCCACGAGTCTGTCAGCAGTAACCAGTGTTTCCGCAAGGATGTCAGCTGTGAAATCCATGAGTACTTCGGCAAGTACTTCTGGTTCACTAGAAAGCAAGGTTAACGCAGTGAGTGCCTCGGCTAGTGCTTCCACGAGTCTGTCCGATAAGACGTCAACGAGTGTCAGTGCTTCTACCATCAACTCGGCAAGTACCTCTGCTTCGACATCATCATCGTTGTCTGCTAGTGCTTCAGCCAGTCACTGGGCAAGCCGTTCGCAGTACGCTTCAAACCCTGGATCGCAAAGTCTTTCAACGAGCGCCTCTGCTTCACAACAAAGTTACAGCGCTTCGAGATCGACGAGTCTTTCACGATACTCTTCCATGAGTATGAGTCGGTCAGCCTCACTTAGCTTTGTTTCAAAGTCTGCTAGTGATGATAGTGCTTCAACTAGTGCTGCTTCGAAGAGTGCTTCAATGAGTATCTCAACGATTGAATCTGATGCAAGCAGTAAGTCGATGAGTGGCTCAGCTATCATTAGTACGTCTGATTCAGCAGCAAAATCGACTAGCAGTTCAGACGCAAGTGTGAGTGCTTCAGGTTCAACTAGTGCTGCTTCCCGGAGTGCGAGTGCTTCAAGTTCTGCAAGCGTTTCCGGCTCAATTAGTAGTTCCATTGTTAACGATAACAATGCCACTAACAATGGAAATGCTGGAAACAACGGTAATATGAATCCAACGCAAGCAAACAACGGGAACGTTGCTGGTGGTAGTGGATTTGCACCGGTAATTGGAAGCGGAGCCTTAGCAGGGCTCGCAGCCGTTAATGGAAATGCAATTATTCCTGGCTTGGTTGGTGTAGCGGTGCAACAGTTGGCTACGAATAACAACGGTGATAATAACCAGAATAATACTGGCAATGCCAACGCTGCGAACGCGAATGCGAACGCACAAGCTAATGCTAATGCGACGAACGCGAATGCAAATAATCAAAATGCGAGTCAAAAGACTAAGCATAAGCAGCGTTCGTCGAAGACAAAGGTGAAGGACTTTGCTAACAAGCAACGGATGAACCAAAAGCAACACCAGAACTCTAATTATGCAGAACCAATCGCCTTTGCCTTGGCCGGGTTCGGAATTCTTGGATTGTTGTTGTTCTTACTCTTCAAACGGAACAATGATAAGAACAATAATTCTCAAAACTAATCTCCGATTTGATTGAAAAAACTTGATTTAAAGTAAAAGGACCTAGTGATTAATTCACTAGGTTCTTTTTGTTATAATTAGTGCTGATTGATAATCCTTATTTAATGATTGTATTATCCGGAAAAAAGCGTATAATAAATAGGTCTAAGGTAATTATCGTAAAGTTAATTAGAAAGGGAGGCGGGATCATGAAGAACTTTAACCAACGCCGATTTGATGAATTATTTGCGAACAATCAAAAAGTTCGATATCGGATGTATAAATCAGGAAGACGCTGGTTAATTTCAGGGACGGCCACGCTTAGTGGAGCAGCGGCTACGATTTGGTTGGGCACCCCGGTCATAATGGCCGAAGTTACCCCAACCGTTAATCGCGAACTAACCGATAAAGATCAAGTCCTGGTTAATGAAACTTCGTTAAAGATCCCGGCCCATTCAGCAACAGAATCGGAGAATCCGTCAACTACAACGAGTGCATCGCTACCGACTAGTTCCGTTAGTACCCAGATTTCAACGGGGACGACAGAAAAAGCGATGGATTCAGCAAGTTCAGTGGGGGAGCAGCAATCAAGCGAGTCCCAAACTTCACCAGTACAAAGTAATCAGCTGGCAGATCAACCAAGTCAGGAATCAACCAGTCAAGTCGCAGAGACGACCACTAAGTCCAGTAGCAGTGAGCAGGCCGTTACTAACTCGACGAGTGCGTCAGCTCATTCACAGTTAGAAGTCACGCCAGCTACAACTACTGAGCAGTCGTTAAGTGATTCTGAATCATCCACCACTAGCGACAACCACCGTTCCGAGTCAACTAGCAGCACTGGATCATTCGACAGTGCAGCATCACAAGCCACTGAGCGTGAGCAGAATGACGCCCAAATTGAGCACTCGTTATCTGAAAACCAATCCATGAGTCTAGTAACAGCAGATTCACTAGCTGCTTCAACCAGGACGTCTGAACTGTACGGGCAAGCGTTGGCAG from Fructilactobacillus ixorae includes the following:
- a CDS encoding accessory Sec-dependent LPXTG-anchored adhesin translates to MKASISVSEASVSASRSASVSVITSGSIANSIEDSNYKRQSQSIVNQSNSAEASKNLSTAYSQSDSNSIITSKLISNYISNSTSESRSTMDASLSVSASRYSNSIPASTVASLSASTSESEADFNSQSNSVSTSASLKSASDSNLSLINSTSISKSTNAGSSESARITSESMSRSISHSDSDQKSVSDQASATASVTKEFTSASKSASESISLSGSASVSASISYSLSGVGANSVSASVSSSMSTSEVTDHSASASASTSESNSTSISIANDSQSQSKQTSISASMSLSQLHSTSESRQESGSGTDSAAASTSASMSAAASTTAADSSSMSASVSDSASAKHVDDSTTASASTSASDANSAQLSISAANSSSDSANESVSASLSGSKTGPTNDSASASASVSASASAVASTSQSQSASTSMVEKSMRDASASTSASSASASASASKRMSAETSNSASQSAVDSTSLSASTSKSNEVASASASKSMSQSLSESASNSKSISQSGLDSISDSEAKSMSNSIASDSMSASKSTSEASDSASASTSYESASESASTSKAVSESTSASASTSESDSVMKSVSESVSKSGSGMDSQSASKSAGQSTSTSTSAAKSMSDSVSTSASMQSKADSTSTSKRASTSQSDETSMSISTSIANSASTSASKSASESASASKSQSASISNADSTPSSRSTSVSASMSDASDSASKSTSFSTSSSMSASAPASTSAESKSASDASASNSIASKSASTSMSMSTSASASKSASQSALESTSDSAAKSMSNSVASDSASASASTSAQSDSASTSTSMASDSASKSMSDLASNSKQASESTSMSTSEAKSLSDSVSMSGSGNNSESASTSAAQSASMSTSAAISASASASASASMQSKAASMSISTSASASQSDETSMSISTSTANSASTSASKSASESASASKSQSASSSKYDSQPGSQSMSVSASMSDASDSASNSTSFSDATSMSNSASASASANSKSASDASASDSSASKSASTSVSMSISASVSKSASQSALDSTSDSAAKSMSNSVASESTQASASTSAQSDSASTSTSMASDSASKSMSDLASNSKQASESTSMSTSAAVSASASASASASMQSKAASMSISTSASASQSDETSMSISTSTVNSASLSASMSASASASASMIQSESNVSNSTPGSASDSVSASMSDASDSASNSTSFSDTTSMSNSSSASASANSKSSSDASAYDSAVLKSASTSMSMSISASVSKSASQSALDSTSDSAAKSMSNSVASESTQASASTSTQSDSASASISSKSDSESISNDKAVSESVNASQSTSMSASVAKSLSMSASKLGSGTNSESASTSAAKSASLSGSATTSTSLSASVSASMDSQVNSTSASASQSARQSDEASLSVSASTVNSASASASKSASESASASLSSSASISKYDSQPGSQSMSVSTSMKEASESASASTSLSASTSLSQSKSASASHIWKSESDIIASESAKVQSNSKSTSMLNSTSTSHSVSQSIENSISASAMRSLSNKLVSQSDSTSLSTSTASKSASMSTSMKVDSESTSDSMAINNSKEASRSTSMSTSTVKSLSDSVSLSGSGMNSASASMSAAHSASLSSSATASTSLSASASASMASNADSLSTSASASTIFSDQDSLSKSISIFESASDSASTSSSLSASASASQSASFGKDTSNSGSQSDSSSTSAFGQSMSASTSTFLSKQASMSTSTSAAVSEIKKSESDFSAWKSATSVSGSKSASMSESTSTSKSVSRSVIDSTSDSAMRSLSHDIVSQSDSASASTSAASKRASTSSSMEAVSASESASAANSNSKRASRSSSMSASQAQSLSASVSFHGFGTNSASTSLSAVTSVSARMSAVKSMSTSASTSGSLESKVNAVSASASASTSLSDKTSTSVSASTINSASTSASTSSSLSASASASHWASRSQYASNPGSQSLSTSASASQQSYSASRSTSLSRYSSMSMSRSASLSFVSKSASDDSASTSAASKSASMSISTIESDASSKSMSGSAIISTSDSAAKSTSSSDASVSASGSTSAASRSASASSSASVSGSISSSIVNDNNATNNGNAGNNGNMNPTQANNGNVAGGSGFAPVIGSGALAGLAAVNGNAIIPGLVGVAVQQLATNNNGDNNQNNTGNANAANANANAQANANATNANANNQNASQKTKHKQRSSKTKVKDFANKQRMNQKQHQNSNYAEPIAFALAGFGILGLLLFLLFKRNNDKNNNSQN